The genomic DNA AAAGCCTGGCGTTTCAAATGCTACTTTAGTGAAAGTACTTAAGTATTATCGGCAAAATATACTCATAATACAGGCAGAATAATGCCAGTTATTATAAACTATTAGCTTTTAGGGTTAGCTCCttcactggagagctccttcagcgacaggctgctccacccgaagtgtgtgtgaaggagcgctatcgcaggtccttccttcctgcagctgtcagactccgcaaccagcactgctcccagtagaccgcatacacaccaaaaactgacaataacttactgcactatactgtacaaTGACTGTGTAATATcagtactactcaggtgtaacttcaattcatactgtgcaatacttTCAGGTGATAtcaattttccacttgtgcaattgtcttcatagtctgtttattttctatactatatatattgttcctatttttaatatttcccccTGTTCATATTGTTcctgtttttatatttccttctatttaaattgtccATACTTTATATGCCTGTCTACTTttgttctgcttttttttttttttactgtgttgtattttgcttcttgtttctgcactatcccctttgctgctgtacactgcaaatgtcctcactgtgggactaataaaggtaAAGACTAATAcaaatctaattttttttttaatttcaactttttttctttgaaagAACATAGCTCATAAAcatttttgctttgtttgtaaGCTTACTTATAATTGCGTTATCATCCTTATTAGTGATGAGTGACATTTGCTATGTCAGGCTCACTTACCATACACTTTCTCTTACATGCTTCATGTAACACTATGTCCTGCCCATATTAGCAACCTCAGACCAATCAAAACTATTGTTACATGTCAACTACTGTTGTAGCAACATTGTAAGATCAGTTATTGTGATTGGCTGTACAATTTTAAAGAGCTATGATGCTCCAACCTTATCTGACCCATTTTGCATGATGGCCCATTTTACCTGACCAATtaatttacttgagtatttccattttatgcaacttctactcaactacatttCACAGGCAAATATAGTACTtttcactccactacatttatctgacagctttaattactagttactttttaaTACTAATCTATCCAGTAGTATACATAAGTCTAAAACTGGCTCCACATTGGCAAGTTACAACATTCAATGCTCTTACATGTATTTGTTAGTCATAAAATCAGaatgatataatatactataatacttTTATATCTATAaaacttttgtgtttttacttacattttgaattcaggacttttacttaagtatttttgGACTctatggtatttctacttttacttaaaggtcccatatcatgctcattttcaggttcatacttgtattttttgtttctactggaacatgtttacatgctgtaatgttcaagaaaccctttattttcctcgtactttcggcctgaatatgcctgtatttaccctctgtctgaaacactccgttttagcgcattttgacggaattgcaacagaattgcgttgctaggcaacagcttgggtccatgtgtacttcctgtcagctgatgtcattcacatacactgcaaccaggaaataatctgggacacattaagaatgtttacatttaaaattatgtcaagggtctaattattgtatattcgtgacatcacgaatggacagaaatcctgacagcttgtttcaaacgcagagtttctcaatacgggctgtgtgtatttccctgtggattgagtgattcaatactttcacagtatttatataggacttaagcctgctttgttaatataaaacacatgaaaatctcacttttttttataatatgggacctttaattaaatgttctgagtacttcttcaaCCCCTGCTGAAAAGTAGTGGAGTAAACAGGAAGTACCAGAGTAAAGTACAAATTTTGTTCTTGAGTAGCTACactgatttaaaaaagtgtgtttatttttaccACTTGATTCAATAGCCATTggaaacatttaacatttcactTTTATGTATATCAGACatccacttttattttgaaggagtCGAACTTGTACACAATCTCAACCTGACCTTTGCCCTAACTCGGTTTATGagataaatatacacatttaaaaaggaCTTATGCACGCAATCTAGCTTTGGACTAGTtgaacaaatgaaaaacatttccATGAACAACTTGACTCACCGGTAAACTATCCAGTAAACCCGGTTGTGCCTCATCTCCTCCGGTGTCTGGCGTTAAGTCGTCTTTAACAACTTTACCACTGTTTGTAAAGTATCTATCTCTGAACCTCCGGAGGCTGCGGATCACTGCAGACTCGTTGAGCTGCTGGATGTTTCCTGCCATGACTTCAGATGAGAGTTAACATCTAGTAAAACACTAACATGCACCTACGCGACAGCGTTTTGATTTTGACGTTTACCTGTTATACTTCCTTGTTGCTGGCGGCAGTGGTGCATTGTGGGTATTGTAGTTCTACAATAGTGTGCAGCTAAATATGATCTGCAAACTGCAAGATTTTGAATGGCaatgcaaaaatatttttttcttaaaacgcGCGTGTTTATTGTCAACGAGgacataaaaaacagaaaatgatttTCGTCCAAACAACACAGATTTCTCTATTAATAGTTATACTATCAAGATTATTGAAGTGGCAGAAAAATGGAACTTGCAATAGATGGGGAATACAAGTGGCGCATTACAAAGCTGGTATGAACAAATCTGAACATACTTCAAATAGTCATGAATACATCATTGtcaaacagtttttttcaaaCACCTTTCTCTGCCTTtagtgtgtatatttgtatacacacacatacatatataatgtatatgcaattataatatattaaaagcataacaaaaaaatggcaaaacaaataaataaaatgttactgTGCAATGTCTCATTTCCGGCTGGATTATCTTCAAACTCGTAacaatcttaaaaaaaattaaagaaaaaaaaaaaggtcaatttatattaataacctttttttatattcatattaatgttattataacACATTCTCAGAGCAAAATAAGTGCTCCAGTCAAAACAGTCTGGAATCAAGATGATAACTGCTTTTTCAGCAGGACAGGGCAAACAAATTATTCAACAGCCTCCTCAGCAGCACCTGCCAGTTTTACACCACCTATCTTATCCTCTCTAGCCTCTCTTTGACCTGCTTTGGCCTGGGCCGTTTGGCATGGGATGAGGTTGCCTGTAGACACCGATCCAAAGACTCTTTTCTTTacatacactctctctctccttaaCTTTCCACAACATTACACCCCACCTGTTGGATTCCACTTTTATTTGGGGTTGACACACATTTAAATACTGAACTTTTAGATCTGTGCCTGAGGGCAACAGCTTGTTTCACTGTAAAATACTAAGGATTTCCTTGGCATTTTCTGTGTTCCAGCCCTGGCCCTGCAGAGGACCCTCGCAGGCGAGCACGTATTTGTTGAGGATCTGTGTGCCAATGTCCCGAAACTGGAGGCGATCTTCTTTGCGATCCATAGTGTCAGCGCTGCAGTCCTCGTACTTGACGGCCCAGAAACACATTTCCCCGATGTACATCATCGTCAACAGGTGTGTGTCTGAGAAGATGCCTGGGCCAAAAAACATAGGTAAGTAGTGAGTATGATCAAATGGTCCACTTGAAGAATTTTCATCAACTGATGAATTGTCTTAAACTAGACTGAAGCAGCACAACGGTTTGTTATTGAAAGATAGTTGAGGACGTATTTACCTTCAGATAAAAAGCTTGCTGTAGCAGTGTCATGGAGCACCACCCCATCGTTGAGCTTCACAGAGTTTCTCACCTGCAGCATCCGCATTAGGTAGCGCACCCCTTCCTGAATACACTGGATTAAAATAGCATCAGAGTCAGAGGAGCATTAGGCCTAATCTCAGCATATGCCAACAAAAAAAACGTAGATACTAAACTACTGTTTTCACCAAAACAAAGTAAATTTGTCTGTCAGAATCAGTCAAGCCCACATCTTTGTTCACAAATACAATTTACTTAGatctttttctaaccttaaGGAAAGTGTCCTTATTTTTCTTAATCCACTGTTTTCGTTGATGAAGGGTGTGGCAGTACATGTACAGCAAGGCTCCACGTCTCCAGTAGAGGCATTCTAGCAGCTCTAGGCCCAACACAGACTGCACCTATTATAAACCAAAAGACATTAATAGTACTGTTAGACAATGACATGCGAGTAAATGTgtacaagtatttttttttaaaactataaaCCAAAGAGAACATTAAAGTGGAACAGACCTTACTGGGAATACTTGATAAATcgaccagaaaaaaaagcatatacAGAACATGCACACAAAATCATCTTGAGACACACATAAACGTACTTCTTGCGCTGGTGCTAGCCTCCCCGCCAAAACTTCGGGCTCAGTCAGGTCTTGCAGCAGCTGCTGGATTTTAAATGGTGAGCAGTCTTCAGGGAACTCCTGGTCCACcagtttattttcttcataaaaTGTGATGTCTAGGATCACCTAAATGATGAAAAaccaaatatatacacacactcgaCATTGAATACAACATGtaagaaaacaatgcaacattttcaaaatgacaaaaatctgTTCAAGTCATCAGAAACAATTACCTCCCTCTTCTCACTAAATGACTTTATTGAGTTATTCATTAATAAGGTAGATCAAATCAGGAATGAAACTGATATTATATACTGGCCAGGAAGTGGTAGATACAACTATAGTCTCTTTTACAAAACTCTTATTAAACCCCTTCTCAAAAGGAAACTTGAGATCCAAGTGGCATAACTAACATCTAATTAACTTCTCAAAAGTTATTCAGAAGCAACCAGTTGCTTTATTACTGGCACCTTGATACTAAAAACCTTATTGAGCTTTTTCAGTCAGGGTTTTTAGACCACTTAAAATCACCAAGACCACCTTAACAATCTACAACTAACCACCAAATCAAGTACACACTTAGTTTTAATTTTCCCTCGATTTAAGCATCtcgcttcagtaggcagaacgtttttggcatcattgggcaaaaattctataataaccagTCATGTCataagcatattgtaattcaagtgttctgagcaataattagacttctgcacctcctcatggctctgctttcaggctttaaaaaaatctagcccatgacgggagactttggccaatcacaggtcatttcagagagagagcgttcctattggctgtgctgcggctggtgcttggtatttccgcaactgatctcaacatggctgccgggtcacaaactttctcattttacagctaaacagtacactacaagatgcttctgaaaatatttgaggcgagaaataggcattacagtaacagagcactgattcatatttgatcagcgctgcctagtttgaccgtttggtcggagttcatgagtgattgacagctgctcagagacggcgagGCTTCAGCTctgatctgattggttgttttcgtcCGGTCTGTGAAACCGGAGTACCCACAGCAGCTTTAAGGCTTGGTACCAAGTTAAATAACTTGTTTCACAGCTTGGGCATACATACACTCCTTAAAGCCATAATATCAGTttacaaaaaagtaaattttatCCCTATTAGTATAGCATATGGTTTTGATCTCAAAGGTTATAGGGgtgaaatgaaaaagaaaaaaaaaactcagcaaTTTTGGTTGATTAATCGTTTATGCCATTTATCAACAAAACTGCTAAGCATTTGCTGGTTCCCTCTTCTCAAATTTGAGGATGCTTTTccctgttatatatatatatatatatatatataaatataaaattaagcTTGATCAAATACCTTTGTGTTTGGCACTCTTAGACAGATGCACCTGATGTTTTTATAAACTAAATGATTAATGGAAAACAGAGTCAGATATTACCACTTATGAAGTGTAATGTAATGAAAGTACCTGTGTGTAATCCTGAAGCACCTTGGAAAGGTTGCTACTCTCCCCTCCTTGCCTGTAATAGCTTTTCAACTTGTCTAGTATGGCAGACGCATTCTGTAAATAGTCATCATCTGTGGAAGAAcgacatgttaacatgttaccAATTATACAGTTCTATAAACTCAAGAAAAAATAATCTCCAAGGGTAAACATGTCAGAGTACTGGGCGTAACAGtaagggcggctgtggctcatgtcaatgtgtccttgagcaagacacttaactccaaattgctcccgaaggcatagccatcggtgtgtgaatgagtatttagattagatcctgatgggcaaagttggcaccttagcagcctctgccatcagtgtatgagtgtgtgtgtgaaaatgggtgaatgttgacatgtagtgtaaagagctttgagtggtcggaagactagaaaagcgctgtataaatgcaagtccatttaccatttactgtCGTTGATGAATGGCACTTTATATttacacacattaaaacaattGACTGACGCTAAAATAGAGTTTTAACGTTATAAAGTTAAAGGCAATGTGCCAACATAGTATATACAATAGCATGAAATGTGAACAAACATGTTAATGACTAATATGAAAAATCacaattcaaataaaataatggCAACTTTACTTTGACAATTAACTCGAttagattcaattcaattcaggggTCTGCGATCAATATGAGATGATCATATGCCCATTTGACACAAtcacaaaaagcaacttaattattatttgacacttttattactgtatatacttcCAGATATTTCAATGATAAAACAATCTATTCTctttaataaaatgaataaatataaaatgggtatttcaaaataaaggtttatcttaaagatgatgatatatatggatattttctctttgcatCTTGGTCACAAGATACATCTGGAGGGGTCATATGGTGTTTAATgggaaaagaaagacagaaaaaacaaagttctgcTACACCAATTTTagttttttgctttgttttgggAAATAATGGATAATATTATCTGTTTGGGCTTTGAACAGTTATTTAACCAGCCAGCTGACGAAAAATGGTCTTTATATATGTTATAAAGTTAATGTGCCAACATAGTATATAATGGCATGAAATGTGAACAAACATGTTAATgactaatataaaaaaaatcacaattcaaATAAAGTAATAGCAACTTTACTTTGACAATTAACTCGATTCGATTCATTTCAGGGGTCTGCGATCAATATGAGATGATCATATGCCCATTTGACataatcagttacatttatatccactcacaaaaagcaacttaattattatttgacacttttattactgtatatacttcCAGATATTTCAGTgaaaaaacaatctattctctttaataaaaatgaataaatataaaatgtgtatttcaaaataaaggtttatcttaaagatgatgatatgtatcgatattttctctttgcatCTTGGTCATATGGTGTTTAATGGGaaaggaaagacagaaaaacaaagttctgctACACCGATTTTAGTTTTGCTTTGTATTGGGAAATAATGGATAATATTATCTGTTTTGGCTTTGAACAGTTATTTACCCATATAACCATCTTTATATATGTTATAAAGTTAAAGGCAATGTGCCAACAAAGTATCTATCCAATGGCATGAAATGTGAACAAACATGTTAATGACTTTTATGAAA from Sebastes fasciatus isolate fSebFas1 chromosome 6, fSebFas1.pri, whole genome shotgun sequence includes the following:
- the rimoc1 gene encoding RAB7A-interacting MON1-CCZ1 complex subunit 1 codes for the protein MADDYRRQGFELERRIFELDIKCSGLRTEKQDDDYLQNASAILDKLKSYYRQGGESSNLSKVLQDYTQVILDITFYEENKLVDQEFPEDCSPFKIQQLLQDLTEPEVLAGRLAPAQEVQSVLGLELLECLYWRRGALLYMYCHTLHQRKQWIKKNKDTFLKCIQEGVRYLMRMLQVRNSVKLNDGVVLHDTATASFLSEGIFSDTHLLTMMYIGEMCFWAVKYEDCSADTMDRKEDRLQFRDIGTQILNKYVLACEGPLQGQGWNTENAKEILSILQ